From a region of the Bactrocera dorsalis isolate Fly_Bdor unplaced genomic scaffold, ASM2337382v1 BdCtg396, whole genome shotgun sequence genome:
- the LOC105227485 gene encoding B9 domain-containing protein 1: MSDSPTTASYFNIFITGQLEAMEFPLGPNAAEVFCRYEVVYGPDWELVSGVQSGISQTASNRSGYFKDKIIFNFPLEWTFKSTTPFGWPQLIVCIYGKTRWGAETSLGYSRINLPVFGSNDNNPIVTPILCPQNSNMVSELASWITGRNPELKDPKALLSNGKLKGISAESYGEVVFKLATILRGTDRLGYDWG, translated from the exons ATGTCTGATTCACCAACTACGGCCagttatttcaatatatttattactgGCCAATTAGAAGCAATGGAATTTCCATTAGGGCCAAATGCAGCAGAAGTGTTTTGTCGCTATGAAGTTGTGTACGGCCCGGATTGGGAGTTGGTATCCGGTGTACAAAGTGGTATTTCGCAAACGGCATCGAATAGGAGTGGCTactttaaagataaaataatattcaacttTCCTTTAGAGTGGACTTTTAAGAGTACAACACCTTTTGGTT GGCCACAATtgattgtttgtatatatggcAAAACACGTTGGGGTGCGGAAACATCGTTGGGTTATAGTCGTATAAATTTGCCGGTATTTGGTTCGAATGACAACAACCCTATAGTCACTCCTATACTTTGTCCACAAAACAGCAATATGGTGTCGGAGCTTGCCAGTTGGATAACTGGACGTAATCCTGAGTTAAAAGACCCAAAAGCTTTATTAAGCAATGGCAAGTTGAAAG gCATTTCAGCCGAGTCTTATGGTGAGGTTGTCTTCAAACTTGCAACTATATTAAGAGGTACCGATCGGTTAGGTTACGATTGGGGTTGA